The Setaria viridis chromosome 2, Setaria_viridis_v4.0, whole genome shotgun sequence DNA window gatcgacacaagggcagaagacccgaggtcgtacaaaggtgatggaagggaggcttgtcatcaccgaagttacagatgagggcaggccggttgctcccgagaaagtcgcaaagaagtacgttagtcaaatcggggcaatcgtccgggacaacgtgcctatcagcatcagagaatggaagggcagaagcgataatccgtacgcccttccagagacagaaaagaatatgttgtgggaagacgtgaagaggcatttcacattccccgaagattatagcgagaaggatgtcaaagcgtggacacttaagaagatggctactcaattccagacattcaagaagatgctggacacccactacatcaagaagggcaaaactccagacttcaacgcgtggcccaagttgagggaccactgggatgcatttgttgaatacaagaggagtgaagaaggtgtgaaaaagatcacgaccaacgttgcaaatgctagtcagaagggctaccaccatcatttggggcgaggtgggtatggctcagcaattcccaagtggagaaagatggaacaagatctgatcgaacggggaatcatacctgcaactattgaatggcccgaacgatcaaagaactggtactacgctcatggaggctccctaagccaagaggatgggacgctgattttcaatgacagaatacgtgagaaggccgaacatctcatgaagaacattgaagattccaaggctgggaggttgagggtggaccgagaaaatgatgagctcacattggccctcggtaatccagagcacccaggacgttgccgggggttcggggtggttccgtggaagttcgctttccgaggcgacagcgcctcttacagaagtcggaagcgaagaaaggaacagatggaggagagctggcggcagatgctagaacaacgaatgatggatgaaatcaatcggcgggtggccgacgcagttgcggagttggcgcaatctggagcactgccgaatcctcacaccgccagcccttctcaacgcctcgggagcagttgtgcttctacaggggtccccgatgcgcagacgcccaggttacccgtggaggagcaacggttccacgtggatgccatcacgcaacggacctcatgtgagctgcatgcaccggtcggcaacctcactattaaggtatacttatacataatatttatgcaatcttgtcaattgatccaggcctcgagatcggagttcaacttgtttacttctgctatatgtacaggtagcgtacgggagtgcgttaccaacgctggcagggcagagcagtcatggcatggacattccaacaggctacgccagcgtctgcgtcgagcaaatagtagatgcccagtatgaaggtctagagctcgacttcccgggaggcaacggggaaaagacattggcagatgcgcttcatgggatcattctatggaagaaacgctacatcattatttcccgcacggagccatctcctcagacctcaagaccgctccccgtagatcccgagcagcgatcttctcctcatacctcgagaccggcatctcctgc harbors:
- the LOC140222033 gene encoding uncharacterized protein, translating into MEGRLVITEVTDEGRPVAPEKVAKKYVSQIGAIVRDNVPISIREWKGRSDNPYALPETEKNMLWEDVKRHFTFPEDYSEKDVKAWTLKKMATQFQTFKKMLDTHYIKKGKTPDFNAWPKLRDHWDAFVEYKRSEEGVKKITTNVANASQKGYHHHLGRGGYGSAIPKWRKMEQDLIERGIIPATIEWPERSKNWYYAHGGSLSQEDGTLIFNDRIREKAEHLMKNIEDSKAGRLRVDRENDELTLALGNPEHPGRCRGFGVVPWKFAFRGDSASYRSRKRRKEQMEESWRQMLEQRMMDEINRRVADAVAELAQSGALPNPHTASPSQRLGSSCASTGVPDAQTPRLPVEEQRFHVDAITQRTSCELHAPVGNLTIKVYLYIIFMQSCQLIQASRSEFNLFTSAICTGSVRECVTNAGRAEQSWHGHSNRLRQRLRRANSRCPV